Proteins encoded by one window of Aptenodytes patagonicus chromosome 9, bAptPat1.pri.cur, whole genome shotgun sequence:
- the VMA21 gene encoding vacuolar ATPase assembly integral membrane protein VMA21 codes for MRPPLRRASGRPEASVARGAEGAAAAAMERYGEPALNAVPVPDFRQNEGSLTSTLRTLLFFTALMITLPVGLYFSSKAYVFEGTLGMSDRDSYFYAAIVAVVTVHVVLALFVYVAWNEGSRQWREGKQD; via the exons ATGCGCCCGCCCCTCCGGCGGGCTTCCGGCAGACCGGAAGCTTCCGTAGCGCGGGGCGctgagggggcggcggcggcggcgatggagCGCTACGGCGAGCCGGCGCTGAACGCGGTCCCCGTGCCCGACTTCAGGCA aaatgagggTTCATTAACATCAACTTTAAGAACGCTTCTATTCTTCACAGCTCTAATGATCACATTACCTGTTGGGCTATATTTTTCATCAAAGGCTTATGTATTTGAAG gTACCTTAGGAATGTCCGACCGAGACAGCTATTTTTATGCTGCCATAGTTGCTGTAGTTACAGTTCATGTGGTACTTGCTCTCTTTGTATATGTAGCATGGAATGAAGGTTCTCGACAGTGGCGGGAAGGCAAACAGGACTAG